GGAGGAGGTTGGGGGCTTTCCTGCCGGTATTTAGGACTTGGTTGTGACAGTTTAGAGGAAGTAGAGCTTGTAAACTATGAAGGAGACATCATTACAACGAACAAGAGGTGTAATACAGATTTATTCTGGGCACTGCGTGGTGCAGGAGGAGGCAATTTTGGAGTAGCCGTTTCGATGAGATTCCGGCTTCCAAAACGAATTGAAAAAGTTACGTTAATTGAAATTGATTACCTGCATGTAGATGCTGCTGAGCAAGAAGAATTTTTACGTGTTTGGCAGGATTGGCTAAAATGCGCGGATTACAGAGTTACTCTAATTGCACGTATCTATAATTCTAAACATGATGGCTTGGCTATGCTGGTACGGGGTATTTTCTATGGAGGTACAGAAGAGGCCAAAGATATTATGGCAAAATTTTTAGTATTGAAACATGCAGTCTATGCGTTCAGTTATAGTACTTTTTTAGAGGCAGTAACCATAATAGGAAGTGTATACCCGCCTTATGAAAAATTTGCTTCGGTCAGCAGGTTTGTAACCAGAGATTTTTTACAGCCAGAGATAGGGCAGGTTGTCGGTTTGATCCGTAAGCGGCCGAGTGGTTCTGTATTTACAGGTCTTTCTTTATATGCTCTGGGAGGAAAAGTAGCTGCTGTGAGAAAGGACGAAACAGCTTTCTTTTACCGCAAAGCCCAATATATAACATGGTTGGAAACGGTATGGGAGGAAAGAGAGTATGCAGCAGAAAACGAAGAATGGGTTAGGAGACGCTATCCGGTGTTAGCACAGTACACGACCGGATCCTATGTTAATTTTCCGTATAGAGGCCTAATCGATTACCTTGAGGCGTATTATGGAAGTCATATGGAGAGCTTAATAAAAGTGAAGGCTAAATATGATCCTTTCAATGTTTTCACTTACCCTCAGGGAATAATACCAACAATGGGACATGATTATCCGGTTCCGAAAGAACAAAGTGAACCTGATATATTCTTACCGGCTTCTGGTGATAGAGATGCCATGTATCGAGGCTTCCGCTATGTTACGGAGACTAGTGTAAAGTGAAAGCACCTTTACACGTTGAATTTAGGCATGCGAGCGAAGTCGCATGTGTGGACGTTAGTGTAAAGTAAAATTATTTTTTTACGTTTGTATAGAAAATATGCACAAAAAACACTTGTAAAATTTATAGGAATTGTCAATGGTAAATATAATTCAATTTGTTTATAATTACAGCAGATACAAAGTTTGTTACTGTTTAATCAGGCAAGACTTACATCAAATGGTGTAATTCTTGTCTTTTTTTATTTTAATAAATACGTTAAAACTGATGGGTAAAGGGTACGTAGAGATGAAAATAGTTCGCATTCTAAATAACAATTCAATCGTAGCTAAGGATGAAAATCAGCAAGAGTTTGTTCTATTAGGGGCGGGGTTAGGATTTAACAAAGTAAGGGGAGATGTGGTTGACGAAGCAAAAATTGAAAAGAAATTCGCACCTACGGATGGTAAGATAGCGAATCAATTTATGGAGCTGGTTAATAATATTTCCATGGATTGCATTCTATATTCTCAGCAAGTTATTGAAGAAGCTAAGATTAATTATGGTAAGAAACTGGCAGATACTATCTATATATCATTACCGGATCATATAGCCAATGCTTTGGAGAATGCAAAGAAGGGTATGCTTATTAGAAATCCTTTACTGCATGATATTAAACGGTTTTATAAAGATGAATATGCCATTGGGGAAGCTGCCTTGCGGGTAATAAAAGAGAAGACAGGAGTTATCTTGCCGACAGATGAAGCTGCATATATTGCTTTGCATTTTGTCAATGCAGAAATAGGAGAGACAAAAGATACGGCAATTGAAATAACAAAAATTATGCAGGAGATTTCAAACATTGTTAAAAACTTTTTTAAGGTAGAGTATAATGAAGAATCCTTGAATTATTACCGTTATATAACGCATCTAAAGTTTTTTGCCCAAAGAATTATTACCCGTACAAATTACCCCGACGGTGATGATGATTTATTGAATCTTGTAATTAAAAAGCACAGCAGGGAGTATGAATGTGTTCTTGAGATAACAGATTTTTTAGAAGAAAAATTTGGGTACTCCATCAGTTCGGATGAGCGTTTATACCTAACGGTGCATATTGCCAGAGTAGTAAATGCTATGTAGTAGTAGTTAATAGAATAGGATAAACCAAAGGGTTTGTTATGATTTAGTTCAGCAAGACTCGAAAGCAATCACAGAAAAGGACAGCAGTCTGATTCTGTAATCCGCTTTCGGGTTTTTTTATATAAAGCTGTAATCATAGTAGCACATAATAAAAAGGAGGATTTTTATGAATTATAGTCAATTAGCCGCAGATATTCTAAAATATGTAGGCGGACAGGGAAATGTTATCAGTGTTACCAATTGCATGACACGACTGCGCTTTCAATTAAAAGACACAAAGAAAGCCAATGTAGATTTGATTAAGAACCTTAAGGGGGTTCAGGGAGCTGTTACAAAGAATGGGCAATTTCAGATAATCATTGGAACTGATGTAGGAAATGTTTGTGAAGAAATTAAAAAGTTAGGTAATTTTGATGACAGTGCTTCATCAGCCGAAGAAGGTGAAAAAACAGGGATTATTAACACTTTCTTTGGAACGCTAACGGCTATTTTTACACCGATTATTCCTGCCTTGGCCGGTTCTGGTATGATTAAAGCACTCTTAGCCTTATGTGTTGCCCTGGGTGTAATCACAAATGATACCAATACGTACAAAGTATTTTTTGCATTTGCTGATGCTATCTTTTCCTTCATGCCGTTTATCCTTGCAATCTCAGCAGCAAAACGTTTTAAATGCTCACCATATATTGCAGTAGTTTTAGCAGGAGTCTTACTGCATACTAGCTTTACAGGGATAGAAGCTCAAGAATTCATAGTAAATATATTTAATGGTAATACCTTAACTTTGAAATATTTTACTATCCTTGGTTTTCTTCCGATTTTAGCGATTTCCTACGGTGGAAGCGTTATTCCGATTCTGTTGATTGTCTGGGTACAATCAAAGATTGAACCAATAGCAAATAAATTTTCACCAAACGCAGTTAAAGTATTCTTGGCACCACTGGTTACTATTATTATAACAGGACTTGTGGGATTGTTTATTGCAGGACCTTTAGGAAATATGATTGGTCAGATTTTAGCGATTGGATTTAACCTTTTAAATGACTATGCAGGATGGGTAATTCCTTTCCTTATGGGTACATTTACACCTTTTTTCATTATGACCGGCATGCATTATTGCTTCGCTCCGATTCAGTCAATTCAGTATGCGACCTTAGGTTACGGCACCATCTTAGGACCGGGTATGTTGTCCTCTAATATTGCACAGGGTACAGCTTCCATTGTAGTCGGTTTAAAATCTAAAAATAAAGAATTAAAACAATTGGGTCTTTCTGCTGGTTTTACCGGTTTAATGGGTATTACCGAGCCTGCATTATATGGTGTTACCTTAAAATATAAAAAGCCTCTTTATGCAGCCATGATTGGTGGTGGCTGTGCAGGTCTTTATGCAGGTATAACAGGAATTCATACTTTTTCCTCAACAACGGCAGGACTTTTAGCATTACCGGTATACATCGGGGGTGACAGCATTATGAACCTTGTTAATGCATGTATTACCATTGCAATTTCTATGGTTGTAACAGCAATCGCAACTCTGATACTTGGGTTTAAGGATCCGGTGGCAGTACCGGAGGCTTCTAATCAAGAAGTACAGCCCCTTATGAAACAAAAGATTGTTGCTGGAGCTCCCATTACCGGAAAGCCCGTTGCTTTATCAGAAGTAAAAGACGAAGGTTTTTCTCAGGGAGTACTTGGAAAAGGCATGGCAATTCTTCCCGCAGAAGGGAAGGTTTATGCGCCTTTAAATGCAATAGTAACCACTATTTTTGATACAAAGCATGCGATAGGACTTACCAGTGAAGAAGGCATGGAACTACTAATTCATGTAGGAATAGATACGGTGGAATTAGGCGGTAAATATTTTAATGTGAAAGTAAATCAGGGAGATAAGGTAAAAAAAGGACAATTACTGCTTGAATTTGATATAGATGGAATTAAAAGTGCCGGTTATGACACCACAACACCTATTATTGTAAGTAATTCGGATGACTATCTTGATATACTTGGTACCGACAAGTCTGCGGTAACAAAAGAGGAGGTATTTTTAACCATTATACCTTAACTCTTAAAAATATCATCGGTATAGTATCTAAATGAACTAATTCTTGAAAGGAAGTTGCTACTATGAGTTTTCCAACGGGTTTTTTATGGGGGGGTGCTATTGCAGCTAATCAATGTGAAGGTGCATATCTTGAAGACGGAAAAGGATTGTCCATCCAAGACGTAATGCCAAAAGGAGTGGTGGGACCAGTTACAGAAGAACCAACACCAGATAATTTAAAGCTGATAGGTATAGATTTTTATCACCGTTACAGGGAAGATATTAAACTTTTTGCGGAAATGGGTTTTAAGGTGTTAAGATTGTCAATCGCCTGGAGTCGTATCTTTCCCAAGGGAGATGAGGAAGTACCCAATGAAGCTGGACTTATCTTTTATGACAAGGTATTCGATACTTGCCTTTCTTATGGGATTGAACCTTTAGTAACCCTTTCACATTATGAAACACCATTGTATCTGGCGAAGCAGTATGACGGGTTTTTGAACCGCAAGGTGATTGATTTCTTTATCAGATATTGTGAAACGGTATTTCATAGATATAAAAATAAGGTGAAGTACTGGATAACCTTTAATGAAATCAATGCTGTCCGCCATTTTCCGCTTATGGGAGCAGGAATATTTACACCAAAGGAAAAATTAAGAGCACAGGATATTTACCAGACTGCCCATCATGAGTTTGTTGCCAGTGCCATGGCAGTTAAATTTCTTCACGAAATTATACCGGATGCAAAGATGGGATGTATGGTGCTTGGCGCCCTAAATTATCCTATGACACCACATCCACAAGATATGATTGCAATGATGGAACGGGATAGAGATTGTATGTTTTTTGCAGACGTACAGGCAAGAGGATATTATCCTTTATATATTAAAAAGCTTTGGGAAAAGGAAGGTGTTCATGTGGTTATGGAGCCGGGGGACGAAGAGGTTCTTCGTAACACGGTCGACTTTATATCCTTTAGCTACTACATGAGCAAATGCACCGCAGCAGACACTTCAATTTATGAAAAAGGAAAGGGGAATTTAACCTCCGGTGTCAGAAACCCTTATCTAAAAGAAAGTGAGTGGGGATGGCAGATTGATCCAGCCGGATTAAGGTATACGCTTAATTATTTCTATGACAGGTATCAAAAACCGCTGTTTGTGGCGGAAAATGGGCTGGGTGCCATTGACGAATTAATGCAGCTGCCAGATTTAACTTTCACCGTTTTGGATGACTACCGAATTACATATTTAAGAGACCATCTGTCAGAAGTAGAGAATGCCATTGAAGATGGAGTAGATGTAATGGGATATGCTGCCTGGGGATGTATTGATTTAGTTAGTGCGTCTACGGCACAGATGAAGAAACGTTATGGTTTTATTTATGTTGATAGAAATGAGGACGGAACCGGAAGTCTTGCACGCTATAAGAAAAAAAGTTTTGATTGGTATCAGCAGGTAATAAAAACCAATGGCGGAAGTCTAAAAAGTGAGCTTTAATAAATACATCAAATAATAAATTGCTGTAGTTCCTAAGACCTAAATAACGGTTGTTTAGGCCTTAATACTACAGCAATTTTTTCTACGAGTATCTTTATTCCGGCTAGCTGTAATAATCATAGCCTGTATGACATATTCATTAATATAGTAGAATTCATGAGGCGGTGAACCATGCAAAGGTCCTATCATAGAACAGGAGATTCTGAAAACGACGGAGAAAAAAGGTTGCCCTATCCGTATACAGTTGAAACTTTTATGGCTTATGTAGATGCAATACTTCCAAGAACACCGGGTTTGGCTAGGGAATATGGAGATGTACAACTATTCGGGGCTTTGGATCTTCTTACCTATGAGTACATCATATATACGTTAAACTTTGGAGGAGACATTTCACTAGCAGAACAGACAGCCGAGATGTTAAATATTGCAGCAAGGCAATTCGTAATTTTACAAGGTTACAGAAAACTGTTAAAGGATTCAAAATTCAAGAGAGGAGGAACCTTTTCTGCACTTTCCCCCATGGATCGCCTTCGAGCCATAATGCTGCTAAAACAGTTTACAATATATCTTACGGATTTGCCCTATTTGTTTCGTTACCAGCCCGACTTTGTATTAACACTGATAGGGGCATTAAGTAAATATACTATGATGGGCTATTATACCGAATGGTACGGTTATGGAGCCACAAGGCTTGCACCCCCTAATGACAGGGTATTGGAATTCTATCCTGTAAGCTGGGAACAGATAGGCTATCCAGGGCCTTCACTGGGTTATAGGGCACTGCGGGAACAGCCGGTGTCGTAATAAAATATTTGAAAGGTACAGGGTTTCAGTATGAGTTTTGACGCAGATGTTATTGTAATTGGTGCCGGTGGTGGCGGAGCTGTTGCAGCCAAGGAATTAGGAGAAAAAGGTATAAAGGTTTTAGTTTTAGAAGCCGGACCATGGTATGGTAATACAAAATGGCCTGACCCAAATGGAGACAAGGGGGCTGTCAGCAGCTCAAATTATGAGGATTTGAGTATTGAGGTGCTAAAACAGAATTTTACAGATTTAGAAAATGATATGAATGATTTTATAACAGGAAAATTACGTTGGGGTCCTGCAAACCGAAATGTGGGAATTTGGCCAAGAAGCTACAATGGTGAGGGACTATCCTGGCAAAATTCAGGAGTAGGAGGCAGCACTCTTCATTACTTTGGAAATTCTCCAAGAGCCTTTCCACAGGTAGTGGATAATGTATGGCCTATTTCCTATAGTGAGCTGGTACCATATTACGAAAAAGTAGAAAGGGAGCTTCCTGTCACTCCCGCAGCTACCACGGCAAAAGAGGAACTATTTTATTATGGAGCAAAAAAGAAAGGCTGGACATTACTTGAGGGCAAAGATATTACAACACCGGGATATCGACCACAGCCAAATGCTATTTTTCCGGTTAACCCATTGTTAAATGAGCCTTCTTTTGACATACAGACAAACCGTTCTGCAGGGTGTACTCTAAGGGGACATTGCATCAATGGATGTCATATAGGACCAACAATTGATACAGTAGCCAAGCGTTCTACCTTTGCAAGCTATATACCAAAAGCACTTCGTACTGGCAATGTTACAGTAAGACCGAATACTTTTGTTACGAAAGTGCTGACAGAAGAGGGTGAAGCTGAAGGTATTCATGCAGTGGGAGTTTTATACCGGGATACCTGGAACGGAGAAACCGGAGAATTAAGAGCTAAGGTTGTTGTCATGTCGGCTGGAAGTGTCGAAACACCAAGATTATGGCTCAATTCGGGATTGCCTGAAAATCCTTGGGTTGGAAAAGGAATGGTGAATCATTATTTTGATTGCCTGTCTGGTATATTTGAGGAAGAAACCCTTATGGAAAATATAGGGGTATCAGATGTGAAA
The nucleotide sequence above comes from Anaerocolumna cellulosilytica. Encoded proteins:
- a CDS encoding FAD-binding oxidoreductase, encoding MKDFLWGLTGRVVLPFDPLYTLKRQGFNRAIQKYPLVIVYCRNKKDVSNAVVWARKHSIPIRIRSGGHNYEGYSNGDYLLVIDISEMKGIEIVEDTKQLYIETGVTNKLVYEVAASKGYPFPGGTCPTVGVSGFALGGGWGLSCRYLGLGCDSLEEVELVNYEGDIITTNKRCNTDLFWALRGAGGGNFGVAVSMRFRLPKRIEKVTLIEIDYLHVDAAEQEEFLRVWQDWLKCADYRVTLIARIYNSKHDGLAMLVRGIFYGGTEEAKDIMAKFLVLKHAVYAFSYSTFLEAVTIIGSVYPPYEKFASVSRFVTRDFLQPEIGQVVGLIRKRPSGSVFTGLSLYALGGKVAAVRKDETAFFYRKAQYITWLETVWEEREYAAENEEWVRRRYPVLAQYTTGSYVNFPYRGLIDYLEAYYGSHMESLIKVKAKYDPFNVFTYPQGIIPTMGHDYPVPKEQSEPDIFLPASGDRDAMYRGFRYVTETSVK
- the licT gene encoding BglG family transcription antiterminator LicT yields the protein MKIVRILNNNSIVAKDENQQEFVLLGAGLGFNKVRGDVVDEAKIEKKFAPTDGKIANQFMELVNNISMDCILYSQQVIEEAKINYGKKLADTIYISLPDHIANALENAKKGMLIRNPLLHDIKRFYKDEYAIGEAALRVIKEKTGVILPTDEAAYIALHFVNAEIGETKDTAIEITKIMQEISNIVKNFFKVEYNEESLNYYRYITHLKFFAQRIITRTNYPDGDDDLLNLVIKKHSREYECVLEITDFLEEKFGYSISSDERLYLTVHIARVVNAM
- a CDS encoding beta-glucoside-specific PTS transporter subunit IIABC encodes the protein MNYSQLAADILKYVGGQGNVISVTNCMTRLRFQLKDTKKANVDLIKNLKGVQGAVTKNGQFQIIIGTDVGNVCEEIKKLGNFDDSASSAEEGEKTGIINTFFGTLTAIFTPIIPALAGSGMIKALLALCVALGVITNDTNTYKVFFAFADAIFSFMPFILAISAAKRFKCSPYIAVVLAGVLLHTSFTGIEAQEFIVNIFNGNTLTLKYFTILGFLPILAISYGGSVIPILLIVWVQSKIEPIANKFSPNAVKVFLAPLVTIIITGLVGLFIAGPLGNMIGQILAIGFNLLNDYAGWVIPFLMGTFTPFFIMTGMHYCFAPIQSIQYATLGYGTILGPGMLSSNIAQGTASIVVGLKSKNKELKQLGLSAGFTGLMGITEPALYGVTLKYKKPLYAAMIGGGCAGLYAGITGIHTFSSTTAGLLALPVYIGGDSIMNLVNACITIAISMVVTAIATLILGFKDPVAVPEASNQEVQPLMKQKIVAGAPITGKPVALSEVKDEGFSQGVLGKGMAILPAEGKVYAPLNAIVTTIFDTKHAIGLTSEEGMELLIHVGIDTVELGGKYFNVKVNQGDKVKKGQLLLEFDIDGIKSAGYDTTTPIIVSNSDDYLDILGTDKSAVTKEEVFLTIIP
- a CDS encoding glycoside hydrolase family 1 protein → MSFPTGFLWGGAIAANQCEGAYLEDGKGLSIQDVMPKGVVGPVTEEPTPDNLKLIGIDFYHRYREDIKLFAEMGFKVLRLSIAWSRIFPKGDEEVPNEAGLIFYDKVFDTCLSYGIEPLVTLSHYETPLYLAKQYDGFLNRKVIDFFIRYCETVFHRYKNKVKYWITFNEINAVRHFPLMGAGIFTPKEKLRAQDIYQTAHHEFVASAMAVKFLHEIIPDAKMGCMVLGALNYPMTPHPQDMIAMMERDRDCMFFADVQARGYYPLYIKKLWEKEGVHVVMEPGDEEVLRNTVDFISFSYYMSKCTAADTSIYEKGKGNLTSGVRNPYLKESEWGWQIDPAGLRYTLNYFYDRYQKPLFVAENGLGAIDELMQLPDLTFTVLDDYRITYLRDHLSEVENAIEDGVDVMGYAAWGCIDLVSASTAQMKKRYGFIYVDRNEDGTGSLARYKKKSFDWYQQVIKTNGGSLKSEL
- a CDS encoding GMC family oxidoreductase N-terminal domain-containing protein, with the protein product MSFDADVIVIGAGGGGAVAAKELGEKGIKVLVLEAGPWYGNTKWPDPNGDKGAVSSSNYEDLSIEVLKQNFTDLENDMNDFITGKLRWGPANRNVGIWPRSYNGEGLSWQNSGVGGSTLHYFGNSPRAFPQVVDNVWPISYSELVPYYEKVERELPVTPAATTAKEELFYYGAKKKGWTLLEGKDITTPGYRPQPNAIFPVNPLLNEPSFDIQTNRSAGCTLRGHCINGCHIGPTIDTVAKRSTFASYIPKALRTGNVTVRPNTFVTKVLTEEGEAEGIHAVGVLYRDTWNGETGELRAKVVVMSAGSVETPRLWLNSGLPENPWVGKGMVNHYFDCLSGIFEEETLMENIGVSDVKPFVGQNAAARFDYPGLGVIQTFGTSPGLYASMLYATSDKGYQNFNPPGPDALWDMEGMVAGEKLKEFMREYPRTMSVALFVDDDVNQENGISLDMEVKDENGYIPVIHYKPSASDIERRERLAVIAAEILRAAGAKHVVRANWPSVIMIHIMSTMRIGLVTDTNCEALQVKGLYIADNSVLYNSLGGPNPTLTNQAMATRTADKIVEKYFQA